Proteins encoded in a region of the Nicotiana tomentosiformis chromosome 9, ASM39032v3, whole genome shotgun sequence genome:
- the LOC104111506 gene encoding autophagy-related protein 8C-like isoform X1, whose product MFFRCMKFAGRDQSSSIAMAKSSFKLEHPLERRQAESSRIREKYPDRIPVIVEKAEKADISDIDKKKYLVPADLTVGQFVYVVRKRINLSAEKAIFVFVKNILPPTAALMSAIYEENKDEDGFLYMTYSGENTFGFLELSN is encoded by the exons ATGTTCTTTAGATGTATGAAATTTGCAGGAAGAGATCAGAGTTCGAGTATTGCAATGGCCAAGAGTTCTTTCAAACTTGAACACCCTTTAG AGAGGAGGCAGGCAGAATCTTCTCGCATCAGGGAGAAGTATCCAGACAGAATACCG GTGATTGTCGAGAAAGCAGAAAAGGCTGATATCTCTGACATTGATAAGAAGAA GTACCTCGTCCCAGCTGATTTGACTGTTGGCCAGTTTGTTTATGTGGTTCGAAAGAGGATCAATCTCAGTGCCGAGAAGGCCATATTTGTCTTCGTCAAAAACATTCTCCCTCCAACTG CTGCTCTGATGTCTGCAATTTATGAGGAAAACAAGGATGAAGATGGATTCCTTTACATGACATACAGCGGCGAAAATACATTTGGGTTTCTTGAGCTCAGCAATTAA
- the LOC104111506 gene encoding autophagy-related protein 8C-like isoform X2 → MAKSSFKLEHPLERRQAESSRIREKYPDRIPVIVEKAEKADISDIDKKKYLVPADLTVGQFVYVVRKRINLSAEKAIFVFVKNILPPTAALMSAIYEENKDEDGFLYMTYSGENTFGFLELSN, encoded by the exons ATGGCCAAGAGTTCTTTCAAACTTGAACACCCTTTAG AGAGGAGGCAGGCAGAATCTTCTCGCATCAGGGAGAAGTATCCAGACAGAATACCG GTGATTGTCGAGAAAGCAGAAAAGGCTGATATCTCTGACATTGATAAGAAGAA GTACCTCGTCCCAGCTGATTTGACTGTTGGCCAGTTTGTTTATGTGGTTCGAAAGAGGATCAATCTCAGTGCCGAGAAGGCCATATTTGTCTTCGTCAAAAACATTCTCCCTCCAACTG CTGCTCTGATGTCTGCAATTTATGAGGAAAACAAGGATGAAGATGGATTCCTTTACATGACATACAGCGGCGAAAATACATTTGGGTTTCTTGAGCTCAGCAATTAA
- the LOC104111505 gene encoding 5'-adenylylsulfate reductase 1, chloroplastic-like isoform X1 translates to MRLAVKPLNAEPKRNESIVPFAATIVAPAMGGARRRKRRNQDLKLMKVEDKVEEAENYEKLAEELTNASPLEIMDKALEKFGNDIAIAFSVQPDLNLHTIIVLNHRYTNHHTGCPILLYAINQHQWSLAVLMVILQRPGWWWEDAKDKECGLHKGNIKDEIVNGNGNGAVHANGTTTVADIFNTKDIVSLSRPGVENLLKLENRREPWLVVLYAPWCCFCQAMEGSYVELAEKLANSGVKVGKFRADGEQKAFAQQELQLGSFPTILFFPRHSSQPIKYPSEKRDVDSLLAFVNALR, encoded by the exons ATGCGTTTGGCTGTGAAGCCATTGAATGCAGAGCCGAAACGGAATGAGTCAATAGTTCCATTTGCAGCGACCATCGTCGCTCCTG CCATGGGCGGAGCTAGGCGGCGCAAGAgacggaatcaggatttgaaactTATGA AAGTGGAAGACAAAGTAGAGGAGGCAGAGAATTATGAGAAACTGGCCGAAGAGCTAACAAATGCTTCTCCACTTGAGATTATGGATAAGGCCCTTGAGAAATTTGGAAATGATATTGCCATTGCTTTCAG CGTTCAACCGGACTTGAACCTTCATACCATCATAGTCCTGAACCATCGCTACACCAATCATCACACGGGGTGTCCTATCCTACTTTACGCGATAAACCAGCACCAGTGGAGTTTGGCCGTTTTAATGGTGATACTGCAGAGGCCTGGGTGGTGGTGGGAGGATGCTAAGGACAAGGAATGTGGCTTACATAAGGGAAACATCAAGGATGAAATTGTGAACGGTAATGGAAATGGCGCTGTCCATGCAAATGGTACTACCACTGTTGCTGATATTTTCAACACCAAGGACATCGTAAGCTTGAGCAGGCCTGGAGTTGAGAACCTATTGAAGTTGGAAAACAGAAGAGAACCTTGGCTTGTTGTTCTTTATGCTCCTTGGTGCTGCTTCTGTCAG GCAATGGAAGGATCCTATGttgaattggcggagaaattgGCGAATTCTGGTGTGAAGGTAGGGAAGTTCAGGGCAGATGGTGAACAGAAAGCTTTTGCACAACAAGAATTGCAGCTTGGCAGCTTCCCTACAATACTTTTCTTTCCTAGGCATTCTTCACAGCCGATTAAGTACCCATCGGAGAAGAGGGATGTAGACTCGTTGCTGGCTTTTGTAAATGCCCTTAGGTGA
- the LOC104111505 gene encoding 5'-adenylylsulfate reductase 1, chloroplastic-like isoform X2, giving the protein MRLAVKPLNAEPKRNESIVPFAATIVAPEVEDKVEEAENYEKLAEELTNASPLEIMDKALEKFGNDIAIAFSVQPDLNLHTIIVLNHRYTNHHTGCPILLYAINQHQWSLAVLMVILQRPGWWWEDAKDKECGLHKGNIKDEIVNGNGNGAVHANGTTTVADIFNTKDIVSLSRPGVENLLKLENRREPWLVVLYAPWCCFCQAMEGSYVELAEKLANSGVKVGKFRADGEQKAFAQQELQLGSFPTILFFPRHSSQPIKYPSEKRDVDSLLAFVNALR; this is encoded by the exons ATGCGTTTGGCTGTGAAGCCATTGAATGCAGAGCCGAAACGGAATGAGTCAATAGTTCCATTTGCAGCGACCATCGTCGCTCCTG AAGTGGAAGACAAAGTAGAGGAGGCAGAGAATTATGAGAAACTGGCCGAAGAGCTAACAAATGCTTCTCCACTTGAGATTATGGATAAGGCCCTTGAGAAATTTGGAAATGATATTGCCATTGCTTTCAG CGTTCAACCGGACTTGAACCTTCATACCATCATAGTCCTGAACCATCGCTACACCAATCATCACACGGGGTGTCCTATCCTACTTTACGCGATAAACCAGCACCAGTGGAGTTTGGCCGTTTTAATGGTGATACTGCAGAGGCCTGGGTGGTGGTGGGAGGATGCTAAGGACAAGGAATGTGGCTTACATAAGGGAAACATCAAGGATGAAATTGTGAACGGTAATGGAAATGGCGCTGTCCATGCAAATGGTACTACCACTGTTGCTGATATTTTCAACACCAAGGACATCGTAAGCTTGAGCAGGCCTGGAGTTGAGAACCTATTGAAGTTGGAAAACAGAAGAGAACCTTGGCTTGTTGTTCTTTATGCTCCTTGGTGCTGCTTCTGTCAG GCAATGGAAGGATCCTATGttgaattggcggagaaattgGCGAATTCTGGTGTGAAGGTAGGGAAGTTCAGGGCAGATGGTGAACAGAAAGCTTTTGCACAACAAGAATTGCAGCTTGGCAGCTTCCCTACAATACTTTTCTTTCCTAGGCATTCTTCACAGCCGATTAAGTACCCATCGGAGAAGAGGGATGTAGACTCGTTGCTGGCTTTTGTAAATGCCCTTAGGTGA